A segment of the Fusobacterium varium genome:
TGAAAAAGAGCTATACAACGCTTTTATTCAATTGAGCAATCTTGGTGCTCAACTATATATCTCTACACACTCTAGCAACTTCATCAGCTTAAAACACTATAAATCTATATGTATTATGAGAAAGCATAAAGATTTTGGTAGCAGGGCTTTTCAGTTTAAAGGCAGACTTTTCTCTGGTGATGAAGTTAAATATTTCAATATGAACTACTGGATAAATCCTGATCGTAGTGAACTCTTCTTTGCTAAAAAGGTAATTTTGGTTGAGGGACAAACAGATAAAATTGTTCTAGGATATCTAGCTAAAAAACTTGGAATTTATAAATATAACTACTCTATTTTAGAATGTGGTAGTAAAAGTATCATCCCTCAATTTATCAAACTTTTAAATGCTTTTAAAATTCCCTATGTGGCTATCTATGACAAGGATAATCACTATTGGAGAACTGAACTTGAAATTGAAAACTCCAATGATAAAAATCGTTCTATTCAAAGAGCTATTAATTTTAAATTTGGTGATTTTATTGAGTTTGAAAATGATATTGAAGAGGAACTATACAATGAAAAACGTGAAAGAAAAAACTATAAAAATAAACCTTTCTATGCTCTTAAAACAGTAAGTGAAGATGATTATGTAATTCCAGCACGTTTAAAAGAGAAGATTGAAAAAATTTATAAATAATTTTACTATTTTTATAACTACACTTATTATCTAATTATTATTTAAAATTTAGGATAAAAGCGTAGTTTTTTTATAATAAAAATTATTTCTGATTATTCTAATTTAGACCAAAATATTATATAATATTGTGTTGATATATCTAGTAGATTTTAGTAAATTTTATGGGGGAATAGTCAATTACCCAATGAATAAATTCATGGGCTTGTAACTCTAGTACACAAAGTGCTAACGGCTTAATTGCCTCCTTCTTCAAACCTAGGTCACATTCGGCGAGTTGACACTGCCAAAGTCATAGAGTTTACTCTACAACCTCTTTGGAGTTTTGTTTTTCTATATATTCTATACCTTTCCTCCAAAGATTCATTGCTCCTATCCTATCATCATTGGATTGGTAGCCACAATTTTTACAACAGAATATATGGTTCTTTTTATCTCTATTACTTTTCTCTATATGCCCACATTTTGGGCAAGTTTGAGATGTATATTTTGGATCTACTGCTATTACTATAGATTGGTTTAGTTTCGCTTTATACTCTAACATTTTTCTAAATTGATAAAAAGCCCAAGAAACAATTGTATATCTATTATTTATACATACTCTTTCTGTTGACTGCCTAACATTAGTTAAATCTTCAAGGACAAATAATGTATTTTGTCCATAATGTTCAACGAGTGCCTTGGTTATACTGTGGTTTACATCAGTAACATAACGGTTTTCTCTTGTACCAATAGATTTAATTTTGCGTTTAGCAGATTTTGTTCCTAATTCTTGTAGGTCTTTTCTTAGGATTTTGTAATGTCCTCTTTTAGACTTAATAGCTTTTCCACTGAAAAATGTAGTTTTTCCATAACTATCATATACAGTAGCTAGAAAATTAACTCCTAAGTCAATTCCAACAATTTTGTTAATTTGAAATGGTGTAGTTTGGATAAAATCTTTAGTCATTGGAATATGCAAGAAATACTTCTTAAATTTATACACAAGTTTAGCAGTACCAAATGTATATGTTCCATCAAAATATTTTTCCATTCCTTTAGTTTCAAAAGATATCTTTAGTCTACCTTCTAAACTATTGATAGAGAAAATACCATTAGTTAAAAGATAATCTCTATTCCAAACTAAATCATATTCTAAGATTTTAAACTGTACTTTAGTAAAAGGTTGATTATTAGACTTAATAGTCTTGTATTTAGCGAGTACAGTTTTCATAACTGATTGCGACATTTGAGATTTAAGAGCAAACTTTTCTCTAAGTAGATAATATGTAGCTTCATTTAGTTTATGTTGAGAAAAACATTTGTTTTCAAAAGCATAATTTGAAACATAATTTAATGCTTTTCTAACAGCTATCATAGTATCACTTAAAATCTTAATCTGTTCATCAGTAGGATAAATTTGTATTTTAGAAGTAATAGTAATTTCTATAATACATCAACTCCTTTCACTAATAAAAATATATCGTATTTTATAGTGAAAGTCAATTAAAACATTAATTTTTAAGGAGGTGTTAGGGCGATTCCTCCCAACGACTAAAGTCGTGGGTTTCCTCGCCTGTTTGTTATGAAAAAAATTGTTATTATGATTTTGGCACTAAGCTTAATTAGTTGTGGGAAAGAAGCACAAAAAACTGTTGAGAAAAAAGAGACAATTAAGTTGGTAAAAAGTATTGAACTAAAAGAGACAACTATTGATTATGTAAAAGATTACAATGGTGAATTAAAACCTAAAAATGAAGTTGCTATTGTCACTCCAACTGGTGGAGATGTTAAAAAAATATATTTCAAAAATGGAGACAGAGTAAAAAAAGGTGATCTTATCTTAGAGTTAAATGATGCCTCTACTGAATCTGCTTATTATGAAGCTGAAGGAAAGCTTTTAAAGGCTAGATCTAGCTACTCTACTGACAGTATAGCCTTTAGTAAATATAAAAAACTTTATGCTAAAGAGTTAGTTTCTGAAGATGAGTATCTAAATGCTAAAAATAATTTTGAAAATAGCAAAGGGGAATTAAAAATAGCTGAAGCTAACTATATCAAAGCTAAAGATAACTTTGATAGATTAAAAGTTATAGCTAAAATTGATGGAATTATTACTGATTTAGATCTAAAGGAATTTGAAAAAACTTCTCCAAATCAAAAACTGCTAACTGTTATAGATAATAGCATTATGGAGTTGACAATAGCTGTTTCTGGAAAGGATTTAAAAAATAGCAAAATAGGTGATAA
Coding sequences within it:
- a CDS encoding AAA family ATPase, with translation MYLKSLKVENWQCIQYTKPIFENLMLFIGPTNNGKSSIISAIMFFLGYRNLRTKDIRNQNIPLELEGTFQNISKNTYKHLKEFVYKRELTLKIQKYPNYDIQYKVKINKDWKIISEETYREIVSHIPILYIPPFQDKEQISFLVNSLFEILKRRNISESLMINSLKKLANTLQNDYVSKGLYRNLLFEIFRSISEESQKRNHSIIGNTIVFFEEPELYLHPQAEKELYNAFIQLSNLGAQLYISTHSSNFISLKHYKSICIMRKHKDFGSRAFQFKGRLFSGDEVKYFNMNYWINPDRSELFFAKKVILVEGQTDKIVLGYLAKKLGIYKYNYSILECGSKSIIPQFIKLLNAFKIPYVAIYDKDNHYWRTELEIENSNDKNRSIQRAINFKFGDFIEFENDIEEELYNEKRERKNYKNKPFYALKTVSEDDYVIPARLKEKIEKIYK
- a CDS encoding transposase, whose amino-acid sequence is MIAVRKALNYVSNYAFENKCFSQHKLNEATYYLLREKFALKSQMSQSVMKTVLAKYKTIKSNNQPFTKVQFKILEYDLVWNRDYLLTNGIFSINSLEGRLKISFETKGMEKYFDGTYTFGTAKLVYKFKKYFLHIPMTKDFIQTTPFQINKIVGIDLGVNFLATVYDSYGKTTFFSGKAIKSKRGHYKILRKDLQELGTKSAKRKIKSIGTRENRYVTDVNHSITKALVEHYGQNTLFVLEDLTNVRQSTERVCINNRYTIVSWAFYQFRKMLEYKAKLNQSIVIAVDPKYTSQTCPKCGHIEKSNRDKKNHIFCCKNCGYQSNDDRIGAMNLWRKGIEYIEKQNSKEVVE
- a CDS encoding efflux RND transporter periplasmic adaptor subunit; this translates as MKKIVIMILALSLISCGKEAQKTVEKKETIKLVKSIELKETTIDYVKDYNGELKPKNEVAIVTPTGGDVKKIYFKNGDRVKKGDLILELNDASTESAYYEAEGKLLKARSSYSTDSIAFSKYKKLYAKELVSEDEYLNAKNNFENSKGELKIAEANYIKAKDNFDRLKVIAKIDGIITDLDLKEFEKTSPNQKLLTVIDNSIMELTIAVSGKDLKNSKIGDKADIFVEEVGKNLTGTISEINLSSNSNTKKYSVKLTVENSENNLLKGLYAKVRLQHGVIKGLFVPSQSIMIKDLYSYIVITRDNVATIYKVTPKLTIGDKQLIEFPDYKAGDKLVVEGQYLLNNNDKVREN